One Deinococcus yavapaiensis KR-236 DNA segment encodes these proteins:
- a CDS encoding family 1 glycosylhydrolase, with protein MTHLPRSPLELWVGPEATVSRVGNEYLDQSELSGFASRPEDVARLASLGASRVRFPVLWERVTKALGDEPNWTWSDGRLEVVKSSGLKPIAGLLHHGSGPTGTSLVDDAFPELLARYARQVAERYPWIDAWTPVNEPLTTARFAGLYGHWYPHGRDERTWWACLKNELMGTVLAMRAIRDVTPGALLVQTEDLGCTRATPKLQYQADFENVRRWLTFDLLSGRVDREHTMWKFLRWIGADERDLAWFQDNPLPPDILGINAYVTSERFLDHRLHLYPKEVHGGNERDAYADVEAVRVLGEGMGGFRARLLEAHERYGAPMAITEAHLGCTREEQLRWLHDAWHAAEDARLEGADVRAVTVWSAFGAFEWNSLLTRREGHYEPGLWDVRAEKPRPTALVTLARQLARGEEPSHPVLDAPGWWARSHRLLYPAFGAVTVERRRARPILVTGATGTLGRAFARVCEIRGLPYVLTRRDVLDIADAESVKSALDSVRPWAVVNAAGFVRVDDAESDSRNDRENVDGAAILAAQCALRGIPLVTYSSDLVFDGSKGRPYVESDAPNPLNAYGRSKRAAEEATLAAHDHALVVRTSAFFGPWDEYNFVVHVLRSLRERGEVVAAEDAVVSPTYVPDLVNASLDLLIDAEFGVWHLANEGALSWADFARVVAEQANLDSALVRGVATSELNLRAPRPAYTVLSSERGRIMPAFDSALHRFFRDTREETPTVLGAAD; from the coding sequence ATGACGCATTTACCAAGATCGCCTCTGGAGTTGTGGGTTGGTCCGGAAGCGACCGTGAGTCGCGTCGGCAACGAATATCTGGATCAAAGCGAACTGAGCGGCTTCGCGTCTCGACCCGAGGACGTCGCTCGCCTCGCCAGCCTCGGCGCGTCGCGGGTGCGCTTCCCCGTGCTGTGGGAACGCGTGACGAAAGCCCTCGGAGACGAGCCGAACTGGACGTGGAGCGACGGACGCCTCGAAGTCGTGAAGAGTTCGGGCCTCAAGCCCATCGCGGGCCTGCTGCACCACGGAAGCGGCCCCACGGGCACGAGCCTCGTGGACGACGCCTTTCCCGAGTTGCTCGCGCGCTACGCGCGGCAAGTCGCCGAGCGCTACCCGTGGATCGACGCGTGGACGCCCGTGAACGAACCGCTCACGACGGCGCGGTTCGCGGGATTGTACGGCCACTGGTATCCGCACGGCCGCGACGAACGAACGTGGTGGGCGTGCCTGAAAAACGAACTGATGGGCACCGTCCTCGCGATGCGCGCCATTCGCGACGTCACTCCGGGCGCTTTGCTCGTGCAAACCGAGGACCTCGGCTGCACGCGCGCCACGCCGAAGTTGCAGTACCAGGCGGACTTCGAGAACGTGCGGCGCTGGCTGACGTTCGACTTGCTGTCGGGACGCGTGGACCGCGAGCACACCATGTGGAAGTTTTTGCGCTGGATCGGCGCGGACGAGCGCGACCTCGCGTGGTTCCAAGACAATCCCTTGCCGCCCGACATTCTGGGAATCAACGCGTACGTGACGAGCGAACGCTTTCTCGACCACCGTTTGCACCTCTATCCGAAGGAAGTGCACGGCGGCAACGAACGCGACGCGTACGCGGACGTGGAGGCCGTGCGCGTCCTCGGCGAAGGCATGGGCGGCTTTCGAGCGCGCTTGCTCGAAGCGCACGAACGCTACGGCGCGCCGATGGCGATCACGGAAGCGCACCTCGGCTGCACGCGAGAAGAGCAGTTGCGTTGGTTGCACGACGCGTGGCACGCCGCCGAGGACGCTCGGCTCGAAGGAGCCGACGTGCGCGCCGTGACCGTCTGGTCGGCGTTCGGAGCGTTCGAGTGGAACAGCCTCCTGACGCGCCGTGAAGGACATTACGAGCCCGGCTTGTGGGACGTGCGCGCCGAGAAGCCGCGTCCGACGGCCCTCGTGACGCTCGCGCGGCAACTCGCGCGCGGCGAGGAACCGTCGCATCCCGTCCTCGACGCGCCCGGCTGGTGGGCTCGGTCGCACCGACTGCTGTATCCGGCGTTTGGAGCGGTGACGGTGGAGCGGCGCCGAGCCAGGCCGATCCTCGTGACCGGAGCGACGGGCACCTTGGGGCGAGCGTTCGCGCGCGTCTGCGAAATTCGCGGCTTGCCGTACGTCCTCACGCGCCGAGACGTCCTCGACATCGCCGACGCCGAGAGCGTGAAGTCGGCGTTGGATTCCGTGCGACCGTGGGCCGTCGTCAACGCGGCGGGCTTCGTGCGCGTCGACGACGCGGAGAGCGATTCGCGAAACGACCGCGAGAACGTGGACGGCGCGGCCATTTTGGCAGCTCAGTGCGCCTTGCGCGGCATTCCCCTCGTGACGTACTCGTCGGATCTGGTGTTCGACGGTTCGAAGGGCAGGCCGTACGTGGAAAGCGACGCGCCCAATCCCTTGAACGCGTACGGGCGCAGCAAGCGGGCGGCCGAGGAAGCGACGCTCGCCGCGCACGACCACGCGCTCGTCGTGCGAACGTCGGCGTTCTTCGGACCGTGGGACGAGTACAACTTCGTCGTGCACGTTCTGCGAAGCTTGCGCGAACGAGGCGAGGTCGTCGCGGCGGAGGACGCGGTGGTGAGCCCGACGTACGTGCCCGACCTCGTGAACGCCTCGCTCGACCTCCTGATCGACGCCGAGTTCGGCGTGTGGCACCTCGCCAACGAGGGAGCGCTCAGCTGGGCCGATTTCGCCCGCGTCGTGGCCGAGCAAGCGAACCTCGACTCCGCCCTCGTTCGCGGCGTGGCGACGAGCGAGTTGAACCTGCGGGCGCCGAGACCCGCCTACACGGTCTTGTCGAGCGAGCGTGGCCGTATCATGCCTGCCTTCGATTCGGCCTTGCACCGCTTCTTCCGCGATACCCGTGAAGAGACGCCGACCGTCTTGGGAGCGGCGGATTGA
- a CDS encoding AAA family ATPase: VEMDGFESKHDIIILAATNRPDVLDAALLRPGRFDRQVVVDAPDVRGREMILKIHARKKPLDPTANLHLVAKRTAGMVGADLENLLNEAALLAARANRKRITMKDLDEARDRVLMGPERRSLVIPEKDKRVTAYHEVGHALVAQLLPHADRVHKLTVVPRGRAAGMAAYTPQDRMHYTRAVLEDMITVALAGQAAEEAALGEITTGAQNDFQKATNIARKMVTEWGMSDLLGKVAHVGEQENFLGTASERGNYSDSTAELIDMEVKRILDMQYDRAKLILADNLHLVHRIVEVLLSRETLTGEEFETVLRGGTLPELEVEETPPREDAPPFGHLKPGQA, translated from the coding sequence GTGGAAATGGACGGCTTCGAAAGCAAGCACGACATCATCATCTTGGCGGCGACGAACCGTCCGGACGTGCTGGACGCGGCGTTGCTGCGCCCGGGTCGCTTCGATCGGCAAGTGGTGGTGGACGCGCCGGACGTGCGCGGCCGAGAAATGATCCTCAAAATCCACGCTCGTAAAAAACCTCTCGATCCCACCGCTAACTTGCACCTCGTCGCGAAGCGCACGGCGGGCATGGTGGGCGCGGACTTGGAGAACCTGCTCAACGAAGCCGCCCTGCTCGCTGCGCGGGCCAACCGCAAGCGCATCACCATGAAAGATCTCGACGAGGCGCGCGACCGCGTTCTGATGGGCCCCGAGCGCCGCTCGCTCGTCATTCCCGAGAAGGACAAGCGCGTCACGGCCTACCACGAGGTGGGACACGCCCTGGTGGCGCAGTTGCTGCCGCACGCGGACCGCGTGCACAAGCTCACCGTCGTGCCGCGCGGTCGCGCCGCCGGAATGGCCGCGTACACGCCGCAAGACCGCATGCACTACACCCGCGCCGTCCTCGAAGACATGATCACCGTCGCCCTCGCCGGACAAGCCGCCGAGGAAGCGGCCCTCGGCGAGATCACCACGGGCGCGCAAAACGATTTCCAAAAGGCGACGAACATCGCCCGCAAGATGGTCACCGAGTGGGGCATGAGCGACCTTCTCGGCAAGGTGGCGCACGTGGGCGAGCAGGAAAACTTTCTCGGCACGGCGTCCGAACGCGGCAACTACTCCGACTCCACGGCCGAACTCATCGACATGGAAGTCAAGCGCATCCTCGACATGCAGTACGACCGTGCCAAGCTGATCCTCGCCGACAACCTCCACCTCGTCCACCGAATCGTGGAGGTCCTCTTGAGCCGCGAGACCCTCACGGGCGAGGAGTTCGAGACGGTCTTGCGAGGCGGTACCCTTCCCGAACTCGAGGTGGAAGAAACGCCCCCGAGGGAGGACGCGCCGCCCTTCGGCCACCTCAAACCCGGGCAGGCCTGA
- a CDS encoding glutamate synthase-related protein has translation MKRHSQPLPESLYRTAERRRLERDFPGSFDEIGHDACGIIANVRKTGEATHGNVTRTVEALARMAHRSGEVRGEGDGCGVQTDIPRQLWRKLLGDEGLDGDKAYDPSFFVGHFFVPQGHKPRELLDALHAASGRYGLSILMERQGAVYSRALGPVARLTEPLFVQVVGLIKGDTLREREGKLFDLGLELEEKQPVHVVSFSVATVVYKVRGSAEILARYYPDLARNDYTSVCSIGHNRYSTNTLSTFEQVQPFTMLAHNGEINTIERLRKEGLQLGVPLTGGSDSQDLNRVMAGYIHDHGLTLLEAVESVFPPVLSEVRAFSSSLQDAYLGLRAAGGPLAQGPAAIIARSGTECVFSVDALGLRPLWFGETEKEYFWSSERGVIPLGSMVRDPAPFSPGEKMVACLGDGVVRLHANENVQRLILERVHGKEAGLENAHLRLLGPGGDVAESDVAELPSNVRVAFGWDRWDEEYVKALAEKGAEPISSLGYDGPIAALRAEKPNLAEFFKETVAVVTNPAIDREREIEHFSTRVLVGRRPLPGSSDGHSVELVTPILAATSDVAKKHKTLTVSELKKRFRHAELTPNLRAGESIKVALARLVADGLEALRADAELLILDDTRLYANGEAALDVLLAVAVLEKAFAGARDESGISLRRRASVVVRSAAVRNLHDVMLLIGLGAEAVEPAAMFAAYPDHGDQIVSGLSKGIEKVMSTMGIHEIRGYGRIFTAMGLASDILETLNVTGIWGSEKGYGLKDLEATASSRLAKLQAGTLAPDRDQRFNPRLFKAAFSLANGEISPSDYSARIRALELEMPLAARSLLDLDVPSDVEKVDPDAVDIAVGGHSLPFVISAMSFGSQGETAFRSYVEAAKKLNIVAMNGEGGEIPEMLMHYNHWRGQQVASGRFGVSSVMLNSCAVIEIKVGQGAKPGEGGHLPGKKVSAKVAAARHAAQGVDLISPSNNHDVYSIEDLAQLIEELKTIAPAAKISVKVPVVHGIGTIALGVAKAGAHIITVSGFEGGTGAARMHALKYAGMPVEYGVARAHRALSAAGIRDKVELWADGGLKTALDVARIVALGADRVGFGTLSMVAIGCTICRGCQLDTCHVGITTQVTTAEEAKAHGFKRFVPRELPVEVERLSRFFTGLGDELRGLVASLGLTSLRELRGRTDLLKADTDALDLSEMLEVAPKPEGWEKLGRRVIHRPLNSTTRMLSEWIADAFDEDEIIYRDGPIQSSDRAMGTHLVGTLTREKRRVPGRVKLHFESGSIPGNGLGAFNNAPVEIHVEGGAQDGVGKSALGGRILILKGRNHQGERIDGSVGKSFAYGAIGGRFLVQGSADSRFCVRLSGADVVLGGELRGKVDDSLGMLATRANAKGYAFEYMTAGRALVMGDPGPWICSGMSGGVVYLRHAPEQGLDDEALRRRLAKGANVVVLPLSASGVADVRELLGDYHQALVASEQPGAARKVAELLVDPATHFRMVIPAAQAMDQSVATE, from the coding sequence ATGAAGCGACATTCACAGCCTCTGCCCGAAAGCCTTTACCGCACCGCCGAGCGCCGTCGCCTCGAGCGCGACTTTCCCGGCTCCTTCGACGAAATCGGCCACGACGCTTGCGGCATCATCGCCAACGTTCGCAAAACGGGAGAGGCCACGCACGGCAACGTCACGCGCACCGTGGAAGCGCTCGCACGAATGGCGCACCGGAGTGGCGAGGTGCGAGGCGAAGGCGACGGCTGCGGCGTCCAAACCGACATTCCCCGTCAGCTGTGGCGCAAGCTGCTCGGCGACGAGGGCCTCGACGGTGACAAGGCGTACGACCCGTCGTTCTTCGTCGGGCACTTCTTCGTTCCGCAAGGCCACAAGCCGCGCGAGTTGCTCGACGCGTTGCACGCCGCCTCGGGCCGTTACGGCCTGTCGATTCTGATGGAACGTCAAGGCGCGGTGTACTCGCGCGCGCTCGGACCCGTCGCGCGCCTCACCGAGCCGCTCTTCGTCCAAGTCGTGGGCCTCATCAAGGGCGACACGCTGCGCGAACGCGAAGGCAAGCTGTTCGACCTCGGCCTCGAACTCGAAGAAAAGCAGCCCGTGCACGTCGTGAGCTTCTCTGTCGCGACGGTGGTGTACAAGGTGCGCGGCTCGGCCGAGATCCTCGCGCGATACTACCCGGACCTCGCCCGCAACGACTACACGTCCGTGTGCTCGATCGGGCACAACCGCTACTCCACGAACACCCTCTCCACCTTCGAGCAGGTACAGCCGTTCACGATGCTCGCGCACAACGGCGAAATCAACACCATCGAGCGTTTGCGCAAAGAGGGCCTTCAGCTCGGTGTGCCCCTCACCGGCGGTTCCGACAGCCAAGACCTCAACCGCGTCATGGCCGGCTACATCCACGACCACGGCCTGACGCTGCTCGAAGCGGTCGAGAGCGTTTTTCCGCCCGTCCTGAGCGAAGTGCGCGCCTTCTCGTCCTCGTTGCAAGACGCCTACCTCGGCCTTCGCGCGGCGGGCGGCCCGCTCGCGCAAGGACCGGCGGCGATCATCGCGCGCTCGGGCACCGAGTGCGTGTTCAGCGTCGACGCCCTCGGCCTGCGCCCGCTTTGGTTCGGCGAGACGGAAAAGGAGTACTTCTGGTCGTCCGAGCGCGGCGTCATCCCGCTCGGATCGATGGTGCGCGACCCCGCGCCGTTCTCTCCCGGCGAAAAGATGGTCGCTTGCCTCGGAGACGGCGTCGTGAGGCTTCACGCCAACGAGAACGTCCAGCGCCTCATCTTGGAGCGCGTGCACGGCAAGGAGGCGGGCTTGGAAAACGCCCACCTGCGCCTTCTCGGCCCTGGCGGCGACGTCGCCGAGAGCGACGTCGCCGAGCTTCCCTCGAACGTGCGCGTCGCCTTCGGCTGGGACCGCTGGGACGAAGAGTACGTCAAGGCCCTCGCCGAGAAGGGCGCCGAGCCGATTTCCAGTCTCGGTTACGACGGCCCGATCGCCGCGCTTCGCGCGGAGAAGCCGAACTTGGCGGAGTTCTTCAAGGAGACCGTCGCCGTCGTCACCAACCCCGCCATCGACCGCGAGCGCGAAATCGAGCACTTCTCGACGCGCGTGCTCGTCGGACGCCGCCCCCTGCCCGGCTCCAGCGACGGGCACTCGGTGGAGCTCGTCACGCCGATCCTCGCCGCGACGAGCGACGTCGCGAAAAAGCACAAGACCCTCACGGTCTCCGAGCTCAAGAAGCGCTTCCGCCACGCCGAACTCACGCCCAACTTGCGCGCGGGCGAATCGATCAAGGTCGCGCTCGCCCGCCTCGTCGCGGACGGTTTGGAAGCCTTACGCGCCGACGCCGAACTGCTGATTCTCGACGACACGCGGCTGTACGCCAACGGCGAGGCGGCCCTCGACGTGCTGCTCGCCGTCGCCGTCTTGGAGAAGGCCTTCGCGGGCGCGCGTGACGAAAGCGGCATCAGCTTGCGCCGCCGCGCCTCGGTCGTCGTGCGTTCGGCCGCCGTTCGCAACTTGCACGACGTCATGCTCCTGATCGGCCTCGGCGCCGAGGCGGTCGAGCCCGCCGCCATGTTCGCCGCGTACCCCGATCACGGCGACCAGATCGTCTCGGGCTTGTCGAAGGGCATCGAGAAGGTCATGAGCACCATGGGCATCCACGAGATTCGCGGTTACGGCCGCATCTTCACGGCGATGGGCCTCGCCAGCGACATCTTGGAGACCCTCAACGTCACGGGCATTTGGGGCTCCGAGAAAGGCTACGGTCTCAAGGATCTCGAAGCGACCGCGTCCTCGCGCCTCGCCAAGCTGCAAGCCGGGACGCTCGCGCCCGACCGCGACCAGCGCTTCAATCCACGCCTGTTCAAAGCGGCCTTCTCGCTCGCCAACGGCGAAATTTCGCCGAGCGACTACTCGGCGCGCATTCGCGCCTTGGAGTTGGAGATGCCGCTCGCGGCGCGCAGCCTTCTCGACCTCGACGTTCCGAGCGACGTCGAGAAAGTCGATCCGGACGCCGTGGACATCGCTGTGGGCGGCCACAGCCTGCCGTTCGTGATCTCGGCGATGAGCTTCGGTTCGCAAGGCGAAACGGCCTTTCGCTCGTACGTCGAGGCGGCCAAGAAGCTCAACATCGTCGCCATGAACGGCGAAGGCGGCGAAATTCCCGAGATGCTGATGCACTACAACCACTGGCGCGGTCAGCAAGTGGCTTCGGGAAGGTTCGGCGTGTCGAGCGTCATGCTCAACTCTTGCGCCGTCATCGAGATCAAGGTCGGCCAAGGCGCCAAACCCGGCGAAGGCGGCCACTTGCCGGGCAAGAAGGTCTCCGCGAAGGTCGCGGCGGCTCGACACGCCGCGCAAGGCGTCGACCTCATCTCGCCGAGCAACAACCACGACGTGTACTCCATCGAGGACCTCGCGCAGCTCATCGAGGAGCTCAAGACCATCGCGCCCGCCGCAAAGATCTCCGTGAAGGTGCCCGTCGTACACGGCATCGGGACGATCGCGCTCGGCGTGGCGAAGGCGGGCGCCCACATCATCACCGTATCCGGCTTCGAAGGCGGAACGGGCGCCGCTCGCATGCACGCCCTCAAGTACGCCGGGATGCCCGTCGAGTACGGCGTGGCCCGGGCACACCGCGCGTTGAGCGCGGCCGGGATTCGCGACAAGGTCGAGCTTTGGGCGGACGGCGGCCTCAAGACGGCCCTCGACGTCGCCCGCATCGTCGCCCTCGGCGCGGACCGAGTCGGCTTCGGCACCCTCTCGATGGTCGCGATCGGCTGCACGATCTGCCGTGGCTGTCAACTCGACACGTGCCACGTCGGCATCACGACGCAAGTCACGACCGCCGAGGAAGCCAAGGCGCACGGCTTCAAGCGCTTCGTGCCGCGCGAACTGCCCGTGGAAGTCGAACGCCTGAGCCGCTTCTTCACGGGTCTCGGCGACGAACTTCGCGGCCTCGTCGCCAGCCTCGGCCTGACGAGCTTGCGCGAACTGCGCGGCCGCACCGACCTTTTGAAGGCCGACACGGACGCCCTCGATCTTTCCGAGATGCTGGAAGTCGCGCCGAAACCCGAAGGATGGGAGAAGCTCGGGCGGCGCGTCATCCACCGTCCGCTCAACTCCACGACGCGCATGCTGTCCGAGTGGATCGCGGACGCCTTCGACGAAGACGAGATCATTTACCGTGACGGTCCCATCCAGTCGAGCGACCGCGCGATGGGCACGCACTTGGTCGGCACGCTCACGCGTGAAAAGCGCCGCGTGCCGGGCCGCGTGAAGTTGCACTTCGAGTCGGGCTCGATTCCCGGCAACGGCCTCGGGGCCTTCAACAACGCGCCCGTCGAAATCCACGTCGAGGGCGGCGCGCAAGACGGCGTCGGCAAGAGCGCGCTCGGCGGCCGCATTCTGATTCTCAAGGGCCGCAACCACCAAGGCGAGCGCATTGACGGCTCGGTCGGCAAGTCCTTCGCGTACGGCGCGATCGGAGGGCGTTTCCTCGTGCAGGGCAGCGCGGACTCGCGCTTCTGCGTGCGCTTGTCGGGCGCGGACGTCGTCCTCGGCGGCGAGTTGCGAGGCAAGGTCGACGACTCGCTCGGCATGCTCGCCACGCGCGCCAACGCCAAAGGCTACGCCTTCGAGTACATGACCGCCGGACGCGCCCTCGTGATGGGCGATCCGGGGCCGTGGATCTGCTCGGGCATGTCGGGCGGCGTCGTGTACTTGCGGCATGCGCCCGAGCAAGGCTTGGACGACGAAGCGCTGCGGCGCCGTCTCGCCAAGGGCGCGAACGTCGTCGTGCTGCCCCTGAGCGCGTCGGGCGTGGCGGACGTGCGCGAGCTTCTCGGCGATTACCATCAAGCGCTCGTGGCCAGCGAGCAACCGGGTGCGGCGCGTAAAGTCGCCGAGCTCCTCGTGGATCCCGCCACGCACTTCCGCATGGTCATCCCGGCGGCGCAAGCGATGGATCAAAGCGTGGCGACCGAGTAA
- a CDS encoding stage V sporulation protein S, whose product METLRVSGKSRPNAVAGAIAALLRTQGEVEVQAIGPAAVNQAVKAIAIARGYIVPDDLDLNTQPAFVKLDLEEEERTAVRFNITCFRTNS is encoded by the coding sequence GTGGAAACGTTGCGCGTATCCGGCAAATCACGTCCAAACGCCGTCGCCGGGGCGATTGCCGCTTTGCTTCGAACGCAAGGAGAAGTCGAGGTTCAAGCGATCGGCCCCGCCGCCGTCAACCAAGCGGTCAAGGCGATCGCCATCGCTCGAGGCTACATCGTCCCGGACGATCTCGACCTCAACACCCAGCCCGCGTTCGTCAAGCTCGACCTCGAGGAAGAGGAACGCACCGCCGTGCGCTTCAACATCACGTGCTTTCGCACGAACAGCTGA
- a CDS encoding zinc metallopeptidase, producing MNDYYLLMLLLFGASVLVQSYLSSTYRKYSRVANTRGFTGAQIARMILDENGLRNVPVEMVPGQLTDHYDPIRKVVRLSQVNYGVPSVAAAAVAAHEVGHAIQDKVRYPALNLRARLLPALQIGANFGPLLVIVGLVLTSPGLFWLGIVFFAGALIFHLVTLPVEFDASRRALEILSARGYLVGPEVVGARTVLSAAALTYISAFAIALVQLLSFLGFARRD from the coding sequence ATGAACGACTACTACCTCTTGATGCTGCTGCTGTTCGGCGCGTCGGTGCTCGTGCAAAGCTACTTGTCGAGCACCTACCGCAAGTACTCGCGCGTCGCCAACACGCGCGGCTTCACGGGCGCGCAAATCGCCCGCATGATCCTCGACGAGAACGGCTTGCGAAACGTTCCCGTCGAAATGGTTCCCGGTCAGCTCACCGATCACTACGACCCGATTCGAAAGGTCGTGCGTCTGTCGCAAGTCAATTACGGCGTGCCAAGCGTCGCCGCCGCCGCCGTCGCCGCCCACGAAGTCGGGCACGCCATTCAAGACAAGGTGCGCTACCCCGCCTTGAACCTGCGCGCCCGCCTGCTGCCCGCCTTGCAGATCGGCGCGAACTTCGGACCGCTTCTCGTCATCGTCGGCTTGGTCCTCACGAGCCCCGGCCTGTTTTGGCTCGGCATCGTCTTCTTCGCGGGCGCCTTGATCTTCCACCTCGTGACGCTGCCCGTCGAATTCGACGCGTCGCGCCGCGCCCTGGAGATCCTCTCCGCGCGCGGCTACCTCGTCGGGCCCGAAGTCGTCGGCGCCCGCACCGTGCTGAGCGCCGCCGCGCTCACCTACATCTCCGCCTTCGCGATCGCCCTCGTCCAACTGCTGTCCTTTTTGGGCTTCGCCCGCCGAGACTGA
- a CDS encoding RsmB/NOP family class I SAM-dependent RNA methyltransferase, whose amino-acid sequence MPAPFNPARRLAVNALVRVRRGDAFAATALDEGLSKARLEPRDAGLATHLVYGVLRHHFTLTAALAPLLRGKTPDKAMALLLAGAFEKLILGTPPHAVVNEYVSLAKAELGKLSGLANAVLRRVEAPEVTPETEFNLPAWLVSEFEGGYGEQAEAVMRDFLTPAPLWLWTTDSGARALEDEGALLEPGVGDVLKVVLGGSLRASKAWREGGVQPINPASYAVTELLGDVKGRRVLDLAGGSGVKAAMLTARGARVTSLDVDARKHKAAEENFKRLNLQGEFRQADLRTPPDVPPADLVLLDAPCTGTGTLRAHPEIKLRLTPTSIAELAELQRHMLESAATVTSPGGTLVYSVCSVTDAEGPAVVRDFLRHHADFESVGAHLTVPSVQDDFGARTLAVNGIDGFYTAKLRRL is encoded by the coding sequence ATGCCAGCCCCGTTCAATCCTGCCCGCCGCCTCGCCGTCAACGCCCTCGTGCGTGTACGGCGAGGCGACGCGTTCGCCGCGACCGCCCTCGACGAGGGCTTGTCCAAAGCCCGACTCGAGCCTCGCGACGCGGGCCTCGCCACCCACCTCGTGTACGGCGTTTTACGCCACCACTTCACCCTCACGGCGGCCCTGGCGCCGCTGCTACGCGGCAAGACGCCCGACAAGGCGATGGCCTTGCTGCTCGCCGGGGCCTTCGAGAAACTCATATTGGGAACGCCGCCGCACGCGGTCGTCAACGAGTACGTGTCGCTCGCCAAAGCGGAACTCGGCAAGCTCTCGGGGCTCGCCAACGCCGTGCTGCGCCGCGTGGAGGCGCCCGAGGTGACGCCCGAGACGGAGTTCAATTTGCCCGCGTGGCTCGTTTCGGAATTCGAAGGCGGCTACGGCGAGCAAGCCGAGGCGGTCATGCGCGACTTCCTGACGCCCGCGCCGCTGTGGCTGTGGACGACCGACTCGGGCGCGCGCGCCCTCGAAGACGAAGGAGCTTTGCTCGAACCCGGCGTCGGCGACGTTTTGAAGGTCGTGCTGGGAGGGTCGCTGCGCGCGTCGAAGGCTTGGCGCGAAGGAGGCGTGCAGCCCATCAATCCGGCGTCGTACGCCGTGACCGAGTTGCTCGGCGACGTGAAGGGACGGCGCGTGCTGGACCTCGCGGGCGGCTCGGGCGTCAAGGCCGCGATGCTCACCGCCCGTGGAGCGCGGGTCACGTCGCTCGACGTGGACGCCCGCAAGCACAAGGCCGCCGAGGAGAACTTCAAGCGCCTCAACTTGCAAGGCGAGTTTCGCCAAGCGGACCTTCGCACGCCGCCCGACGTGCCGCCCGCCGACCTCGTCCTGCTCGACGCGCCTTGCACGGGCACCGGCACGCTGCGCGCACATCCCGAGATCAAACTGCGCCTCACGCCGACGTCCATCGCCGAACTCGCGGAGTTGCAGCGTCACATGCTGGAGAGTGCCGCCACGGTCACGTCGCCGGGCGGCACCCTCGTCTACTCGGTCTGTTCGGTCACGGACGCCGAAGGACCGGCGGTCGTACGCGACTTTCTGCGCCACCACGCCGACTTCGAATCCGTCGGCGCGCACCTCACGGTGCCGAGCGTGCAAGACGATTTCGGTGCTCGCACGCTCGCCGTGAACGGCATCGACGGGTTTTACACGGCGAAGTTGCGCCGCCTCTGA